One Rosa chinensis cultivar Old Blush chromosome 3, RchiOBHm-V2, whole genome shotgun sequence DNA window includes the following coding sequences:
- the LOC121052200 gene encoding uncharacterized protein LOC121052200 — MPPEKGLKSFLREYKMREDILDQQASLQRARLEASLADGISWGMAEDAIIEEAEDDGEEVTWQTYKGQLSEKQIKTRDKITKRMEKIAHMKKEIDAICAKDVSQGGLTQGQQTQIVQNEQRTEQILEELENLEETLNESIRESLRARVGMLSHGKKKGAIEEEEELLR; from the exons ATGCCACCA GAAAAAGGCTTGAAAAGTTTTTTAAGAGAGTACAAGATGCGTGAAGATATTTTAGATCAGCAGGCATCACTTCAGCGAGCTAGACTTGAAGCTTCTCTTGCTGATGGCATCTCTTGGGGTATGGCAGAGGATGCCATTATAGAAGAAGCTGAG GATGATGGTGAGGAAGTAACTTGGCAAACATACAAAGGACAGCTTTCGGAAAAGCAGATAAAAACCCGTGATAAAATAACTAAAAGAATGGAAAAG ATTGCTCATATGAAGAAAGAGATAGATGCTATTTGTGCTAAAGACGTCTCTCAAGGTGGATTGACTCAAGGGCAACAAACTCAGATCGTGCAAAATGAACAAAGAACAGAACAG ATTCTGGAAGAGCTTGAAAATTTGGAAGAGACTCTGAATGAGAGTATTCGAGAAAGTTTACGTGCACGTGTTGGGATGCTATCTCATGGTAAGAAGAAAGGagcaattgaagaagaagaagaacttttGAG ATGA
- the LOC121052294 gene encoding receptor-like protein 33, whose product MLTLFLHFFLFLFTTTVSNLIPAFHRNCIEAQQQSLLHFKKSLEFDSSESSKLITWNSSTECCSWLGVTCSTYGRVVGLDLSSESFSCSIDNSSSLFQLQHLQSLNFADNDFNRSSIPSAIGKLTELRYLNLSGAEFTGQIPIEVAHLKRLKVLDLSRNGEELKLGKRNLGTLIQNLTELSDLSLDGVNLSAEGSLWSQTISSSLPKLSVLSLYNCDLSGPIHESFSRLDSLSTLILDGNNISGPVPKFFANFSSLISLSLSDCNFYGAFPKEIFQIPSLQSVDLKANLELRGSLPEFPKNGSLESLVLSGTKFSGVLPDSIGNLKMLSELDLRECNFTGAVPKSLANLTQLGHLYLSSNKFSSPINSIQWDKLIKLVDLDLSDNLLYGSIPLSPFSIPLLQSLDLSGNNFSGQLLEFSNVSSSSLFSLDLSSNNLEGSIPVSILNLPELDIINLSSNNLSGFPFYGLPESRDLSSLDLSFNSLLFNHNGTNSSPPSLLQSKYLNLASNKLKTFPNFLKNQSSLTVLDLSDNQIPGQIPNWIWELRLQVLNLCCNKFVSLQAPLLGSTYQLMRLDLHSNQIQGQIPLFLSGEYLDYSTNNFSSSMPTDIGDFIPSTTYLSLSSSNLYGEIPKSICNVSGAALDLSNNSLSGTIPQCLTQTILSVVDLRRNNLTGSIPDNFLEGCLFETLALGRNQIQGQFPKSLANCSRLEVLDLGINQITDAFPCPLKNISPLSVLMLRSNKFYGPIGCPGTKGTWPNLQIIDLAHNSFNGEIPSTSLATWQAMMVNKDGLETYLSYDYDDKYGAFDYGDTITTTIKGLELDLIKILPIFTLIDFSSNNFSGSIPKEIGELRSLYVLNLSSNAFTGEIPSSFGNMRSIESLDLSQNHLSGQIPPQLANLIFLSYLNVSYNQLTGRIPTSTQFSTFPNNSFKGNKGLWGPPLTSDAVIVSPPLTLNGSSSNLNSGDEIDWNVISAEIGFTCGFGIAVGSLLFCKRWRKWYYRAMFKILFKIFPQLEHRFGNHRRHVYINQRYWSR is encoded by the coding sequence ATGCTCACTCTGTTCCTccatttcttccttttcttattCACAACCACTGTTTCTAACCTCATCCCCGCATTTCACAGAAACTGCATTGAAGCCCAGCAACAATCATTGCTCCATTTCAAGAAAAGTCTTGAATTTGATTCTTCCGAATCCTCCAAGCTTATCACATGGAATTCGAGTACCGAGTGCTGTTCTTGGCTCGGTGTAACTTGCAGCACTTATGGGCGTGTTGTCGGACTTGACCTCAGCAGCGAGTCTTTCTCATGCAGCATTGACAATTCCAGCAGTCTCTTCCAACTTCAACATCTTCAGAGCCTCAATTTCGCCGATAACGACTTCAATCGTTCTTCAATTCCATCTGCAATCGGAAAGCTTACAGAGTTGAGGTATTTGAATTTAAGTGGAGCTGAATTTACTGGGCAAATTCCCATTGAGGTTGCACACTTGAAGAGGTTGAAGGTTCTTGATCTCTCTAGAAATGGTGAGGAGTTAAAACTTGGGAAGCGGAATTTAGGCACTTTAATCCAGAACCTTACAGAGCTTTCCGATCTTAGTCTTGATGGTGTAAACCTATCAGCTGAGGGATCTCTATGGAGCCAAACCATATCATCTTCACTTCCAAAGCTGAGTGTGTTGAGCTTGTACAATTGTGATCTTTCAGGCCCTATTCATGAATCATTTTCCAGGCTTGATTCTCTATCCACGTTAATATTGGATGGAAACAACATCTCTGGTCCTGTTCCAAAATTCTTTGCCAATTTTTCAAGCTTGATTTCCTTGAGTCTCAGTGATTGTAACTTCTATGGAGCATTTCCCAAAGAGATATTCCAGATACCTTCACTACAGTCTGTTGACCTAAAAGCTAATTTAGAGCTTCGTGGTTCCTTACCGGAGTTTCCAAAGAATGGATCTCTCGAATCCCTAGTTCTATCCGGGACTAAGTTCTCAGGAGTCTTGCCGGACTCTATTGGCAACCTTAAAATGCTGTCTGAATTGGATCTTAGAGAATGCAATTTCACAGGAGCAGTTCCAAAGTCATTGGCCAACCTAACACAATTGGGGCATTTGTACTTGTCATCCAACAAGTTTTCTAGTCCGATTAATTCTATTCAATGGGACAAACTCATCAAGCTTGTGGATCTCGACTTGTCCGACAATCTACTCTACGGGAGTATTCCATTGTCTCCCTTCTCAATTCCCTTGCTGCAGAGTTTAGATCTTTCTGGAAATAACTTCTCTGGTCAGTTGCTTGAATTTTCTAATGTCTCTTCGTCCTCGCTATTCTCTCTTGATTTGAGTAGCAACAATTTGGAAGGATCCATACCTGTGTCTATCCTTAATCTTCCAGAGCTTGATATcattaatctttcttcaaacaACTTGAGTGGTTTTCCTTTTTATGGCCTTCCGGAGTCGAGAGATCTTTCTTCTCTTGATCTATCCTTCAATAGCTTGTTGTTCAATCATAATGGTACCAACTCATCACCGCCCTCCCTCCTTCAGTCTAAGTACTTGAATTTGGCTTCTAACAAGTTGAAAACATTCCCAAATTTCTTGAAAAATCAATCTTCTTTAACCGTATTGGACCTTTCAGACAACCAGATTCCAGGCCAGATACCCAATTGGATTTGGGAGCTTCGTCTCCAAGTTCTAAATCTATGTTGTAACAAGTTCGTAAGTCTACAAGCTCCTTTACTTGGTTCTACTTACCAACTGATGAGGCTTGATCTTCACTCAAACCAGATTCAGGGACAAATACCATTGTTTCTAAGTGGTGAATATTTGGATTACTCAACAAATAATTTCAGCTCTAGTATGCCAACTGACATTGGTGATTTCATTCCTTCCACGACCTACCTTTCTCTTTCAAGCAGTAACTTGTATGGGGAAATTCCAAAGTCAATATGCAATGTAAGTGGTGCAGCTCTTGATCTCTCTAATAACTCTTTGAGTGGAACCATTCCCCAATGCTTGACTCAGACTATTCTTTCTGTTGTTGATTTGAGGAGAAACAACCTTACTGGATCTATCCCCGATAATTTTCTTGAAGGTTGTCTGTTCGAAACTCTAGCTCTGGGCAGAAATCAGATACAAGGTCAATTTCCAAAATCTCTAGCCAATTGTTCAAGGTTAGAGGTTTTAGACCTTGGAATCAATCAAATAACAGATGCCTTTCCTTGCCCGTTGAAGAACATATCCCCCTTGAGTGTCCTTATGTTGCGATCCAACAAATTTTATGGACCTATTGGATGTCCCGGGACCAAAGGCACCTGGCCGAATCTTCAAATCATAGATTTAGCTCATAACAGTTTCAATGGTGAAATACCAAGTACATCATTGGCAACATGGCAGGCAATGATGGTTAATAAAGATGGTTTGGAAACTTACCTTAGCTATGATTATGATGATAAATATGGCGCTTTTGATTACGGGGATACAATAACAACCACCATCAAAGGTTTGGAGTTGGATCTGATAAAGATTCTACCTATCTTCACCTTGATTGATTTCTCTTCCAACAATTTTAGCGGATCAATACCCAAGGAAATAGGCGAACTGAGATCATTATATGTCCTCAATCTGTCAAGTAATGCTTTCACAGGGGAAATCCCATCATCCTTTGGTAACATGAGAAGCATAGAGTCCTTAGACCTCTCACAGAACCACCTGAGCGGCCAAATTCCACCGCAGCTTGCAAATCTGATTTTCCTTTCGTACTTGAATGTCTCATATAATCAACTGACAGGAAGGATCCCAACCAGCACTCAGTTTTCGACATTTCCAAATAACTCCTTCAAGGGTAACAAAGGATTATGGGGGCCTCCTCTGACATCGGATGCAGTAATCGTATCGCCACCTCTGACATTAAATGGAAGCTCAAGTAATCTGAATTCTGGAGATGAGATTGATTGGAATGTTATTAGTGCTGAAATTGGTTTTACATGTGGGTTTGGAATTGCCGTCGGGTCACTTTTGTTTTGCAAGAGATGGAGGAAATGGTATTACAGAGCTATGTTTAAAATCCTGTTCAAGATATTCCCTCAGTTGGAACACAGATTTGGTAATCACAGAAGGCATGTTTACATAAATCAAAGGTATTGGAGCCGTTGA
- the LOC121052293 gene encoding receptor-like protein 33, with protein sequence MIPNWILSLKTLNSLDLSGNSLASLEAPLPNSTSALSSLDLHSNKLQGEVPNWIFSLKSLNSLDLSGNSLASLEAPLPNSTSALSSLDLHSNKLQGEVPNWIFSLKSLNSLDLSGNSLASLEAPLPNSTSALSSLNFHSNKLQSHLTYLDLSGNQIQGQIPNWIWIFDSLQELNLSCNSLESLEAPLLNSSYVLSSIDLHSNQLQGHFPLFLSSSYLDYSRNNFSSSIPTDIGDFISGSYLSLSSNNFHGAIPKSICNTRGNVLDLSNNSLSGNIPQCLTQSLSHVVIDLRRNNLSGTIPDNFLKGCNLQTLDLSNNQIQGKFPKSLVNCSKLEVSNIGNNNIADTFPCFLMSLTTLCVLVLRTNKFYGSIGCPKTNGTWPVLQIIDLAHNNFSGDMPGRLSLTWQAMVSNKDDSPTNLGFSSGFSSNHRCKNNPTLRECYSYGGETYNRETYIDFYYRDTITTIIKGLELDVVKILTIFTLIDYSSNKFNGSIPEEIGELKSLHVLNLSGNAFTGKIPSSFGKMRQLESLDLSKNHLSGQIPPEFANLNFLSHLNVSYNQLTGRIPTNTQFSTFPSTSFEGNKGLWGPPLTSDVVLPPPILNGSSSDPNSGDEIDWDVICVEIGFTCGFGIVIGSLLFCKRWRKWYYRAMCSILFKIFPQLEQRFGNHRRHVYVNTRR encoded by the coding sequence ATGATACCTAATTGGATTTTGAGTCTCAAAACTCTTAATTCCCTTGATCTTTCTGGCAACTCCTTGGCAAGTCTTGAAGCTCCTCTTCCTAATTCCACTTCTGCTTTATCTTCTCTGGACCTTCATTCCAACAAGCTTCAAGGTGAGGTACCTAATTGGATTTTCAGTCTCAAATCTCTCAATTCCCTTGATCTTTCTGGCAACTCCTTGGCAAGTCTTGAAGCTCCTCTTCCTAATTCCACTTCTGCTTTATCTTCTCTGGACCTTCATTCCAACAAGCTTCAAGGTGAGGTACCTAATTGGATTTTCAGTCTCAAATCTCTCAATTCCCTTGATCTTTCTGGCAACTCCTTGGCAAGTCTTGAAGCTCCTCTTCCTAATTCCACTTCTGCTTTATCTTCTCTGAACTTTCATTCCAACAAGCTTCAATCCCATTTAACCTACTTGGACCTCTCGGGCAACCAGATTCAAGGACAGATACCcaattggatttggatttttgATTCTCTTCAAGAACTAAATCTTTCTTGTAACTCCTTGGAAAGTTTAGAAGCTCCTCTACTTAATTCTAGCTATGTTCTGTCATCGATTGATCTTCATTCAAACCAGCTTCAGGGACATTTCCCCTTGTTCTTAAGTAGTAGTTATCTAGATTATTCAAGAAATAATTTCAGCTCTAGTATACCGACTGACATTGGTGACTTCATTTCTGGGTCTTACCTTTCTCTTTCAAGCAATAACTTTCACGGAGCCATTCCAAAATCAATATGCAATACAAGGGGTAATGTTCTTGATCTGTCCAATAATTCCTTGAGTGGAAACATTCCCCAATGCTTGACTCAATCACTTTCACATGTGGTCATTGATTTGAGAAGAAACAACCTGAGTGGCACAATTCCTGATAATTTTCTCAAGGGTTGCAATCTACAAACTCTAGACCTCAGTAACAATCAGATACAAGGCAAGTTTCCAAAATCTCTTGTCAACTGCTCAAAGTTAGAGGTTTCAAACATTGGAAACAATAACATAGCTGATACTTTTCCATGCTTTTTAATGAGCTTAACCACATTGTGTGTCCTTGTTTTGCGGACCAACAAGTTTTATGGAAGCATTGGATGTCCCAAGACCAATGGCACATGGCCTGTGCTTCAAATAATAGATTTAGCTCACAACAATTTCAGTGGTGATATGCCAGGAAGATTGTCTCTAACATGGCAGGCTATGGTGTCTAATAAGGATGATTCTCCAACTAACCTTGGATTTTCTTCTGGATTTTCTTCTAATCACCGGTGCAAGAATAATCCAACTCTTAGAGAATGTTATTCGTATGGTGGAGAAACATATAATAGAGAAACATATATTGACTTTTATTATAGAGATACAATTACAACTATCATCAAAGGTTTAGAATTGGATGTGGTTAAGATTTTAACTATATTCACCTTGATTGACTACTCCTCCAACAAGTTCAACGGATCAATACCTGAGGAAATTGGAGAGTTGAAATCACTACATGTTCTCAACTTATCCGGTAATGCTTTCACCGGAAAAATCCCATCATCATTTGGTAAGATGCGGCAATTGGAGTCCTTAGATCTCTCAAAGAACCACTTGAGCGGCCAAATTCCCCCCGAGTTTGCAAATCTCAATTTCCTTTCGCACTTGAATGTCTCATATAATCAATTGACGGGAAGGATCCCAACCAACACTCAGTTTTCGACATTTCCAAGTACCTCCTTTGAGGGTAATAAAGGATTATGGGGGCCTCCTCTGACATCGGATGTAGTATTGCCGCCACCAATTTTAAATGGAAGCTCAAGTGATCCGAATTCTGGAGATGAGATTGATTGGGATGTTATCTGTGTTGAAATTGGATTTACatgtgggtttggaattgtCATTGGGTcacttttgttttgcaaaagATGGAGGAAATGGTATTACAGAGCTATGTGTAGTATTCTTTTCAAGATATTCCCTCAGTTGGAGCAGAGATTTGGTAATCATAGAAGACACGTCTACGTAAACACAAGGCGTTGA
- the LOC112192208 gene encoding mediator of RNA polymerase II transcription subunit 7b, translating into MKKEIDAIRSKDVSQGRLTQGQQTQISRNEQRTEQILDELENLEETLNESLEDTQTADVLPSLEEQEVRQLYPKGPNIDFKKELRSLNRELQLHIFELADILVERPSQYARRVEEISLIFQNLHHRLNSLRPHQARVTLIHILELQTKRHKQAVEDIQRFTCSWWCDKPFCKDLFLFPTVCMQPALLQNFAY; encoded by the exons ATGAAGAAAGAGATAGATGCTATTCGTTCTAAAGACGTCTCTCAAGGTAGATTGACTCAAGGGCAACAAACTCAGATCTCGCGAAATGAACAAAGAACAGAACAG ATTCTGGATGAGCTTGAAAATTTGGAAGAGACGCTGAATGAGA GTTTGGAAGACACTCAA ACGGCTGATGTGCTTCCAAGCTTGGAAGAACAGGAAGTGCGTCAACTGTACCCAAAAGGCCCAAATATTG ATTTTAAGAAGGAATTGAGGTCCCTTAACAGAGAATTGCAGCTGCACATTTTTGAACTTGCTGATATTCTTGTGGAGAGACCATCACAATATGCAAGGAGAGTGGAAGAAATATCTCTTATATTCCAGAACTTGCATCATCGTCTGAACTCATTGCGGCCCCATCAG GCTAGGGTAACACTAATTCACATTCTAGAACTTCAGACAAAACGACATAAACAAGCTGTTGAGGATATACAGAG GTTTACTTGTAGCTGGTGGTGTGATAAACCCTTTTGCAAAGACTTATTTTTGTTCCCCACAGTCTGTATGCAACCTGCCTTACTTCAGAACTTTGCTTATTGA
- the LOC121052292 gene encoding receptor-like protein 35 yields the protein MPTLLLHFLLFLITTTVTNLIPAVHSNCIEAQQQSLLHFKQSLEFDSSESSKLITWNSSTECCAWLGVTCSTIGSVVGLDISNESISCSIDNSSSLFQLQHLQSLNLADNNFKSSSIPSAIGKLTELRYLNLSDAFFSGVIPIEISRLTRLITLDLSSNSYPSFAENQNLSMLIQNLTELTELYLDSVVLSGQGSDWCEAISSSLPNLRVLSLSGCRLSGPICDSLAKLQSLQEIDLSLNQLNGSIPSSVVSLPKLERLTLSHNRFSGQVPEFSNTSSPLFDTLYLENNNLEGQIPTSIFNLHGLLFLNLSSNNFSGFPFNGPRLPRNLSSVNLSNNSMLFDYNGSKSSFLQIRHLILASNKLRAFPDFLRNQSILYHLDLSNNQI from the coding sequence ATGCCAACTCTGTTGCTCCATTTCCTCCTTTTCTTAATCACTACCACTGTTACTAACCTCATCCCCGCAGTTCACAGCAACTGTATTGAAGCCCAGCAACAATCATTGCTCCATTTCAAACAAAGTCTTGAATTTGATTCTTCCGAATCCTCCAAGCTTATCACATGGAATTCGAGCACCGAATGCTGTGCTTGGCTCGGTGTCACTTGCAGCACTATTGGGAGTGTTGTTGGTCTTGACATCAGCAACGAGTCTATCTCATGCAGCATTGACAATTCAAGCAGTCTCTTTCAACTTCAACATCTTCAGAGCCTCAATTTGGCCGATAACAACTTCAAAAGCTCTTCAATTCCATCTGCAATTGGAAAGCTTACAGAGTTGAGGTATCTGAATTTAAGTGATGCTTTTTTTTCTGGGGTTATTCCCATTGAGATTTCACGCTTAACAAGGCTGATAACTCTTGATCTCTCTAGTAATTCCTACCCCTCTTTTGCTGAGAACCAGAATTTAAGCATGCTAATTCAGAACCTCACAGAGCTTACAGAGTTATATCTTGATTCAGTAGTGCTATCAGGACAAGGGAGTGACTGGTGCGAAGCCATATCATCTTCGCTGCCAAATCTGAGGGTGTTGAGCTTGTCCGGTTGTCGTCTTTCAGGCCCTATATGTGACTCCCTTGCAAAGCTTCAATCTCTGCAGGAGATTGACTTGTCACTTAATCAACTCAATGGGAGTATTCCTTCATCTGTTGTTTCTCTTCCCAAACTGGAAAGATTAACACTCTCCCACAATCGGTTCTCGGGTCAAGTCCCTGAATTTTCCAATACCTCTTCGCCCTTATTTGACACCCTTTATTTGGAAAACAACAATTTGGAAGGACAAATACCAACATCTATCTTCAATCTTCACGGGCTTCTGTTTCTCAATCTTTCTTCAAACAACTTCAGTGGCTTCCCTTTTAATGGTCCACGGCTGCCCAGAAATCTATCATCGGTTAATCTTTCCAACAATAGCATGTTGTTTGATTACAATGGCAGTAAATCCTCCTTCCTTCAGATTCGCCACTTGATATTGGCTTCTAACAAGTTGAGAGCATTCCCAGATTTCTTGAGAAATCAGTCCATATTATACCACTTGGACCTTTCAAACAACCAGATTTAA